A single region of the Bacteroides luhongzhouii genome encodes:
- a CDS encoding AMP-binding protein → MVFDRKQQCLLLEGKEYTSEDIRQLIAGGAEVHSPALWDLYLFLNEWFNASPVITVYTSGSTGTPKELIVRKDQMMQSARLTCEFLNLKEGQSALLCMNLRYIGAMMVVVRSLVAGLNLIVRPASGHPLADIKEPLGFVAMVPLQVYNTLQIPEEKERLKQTDILIIGGGAVDEALEAEIKHLPTAVYSTYGMTETLSHIALRRLNGTSASEHYYPFSSVKLSLSAENTLIIDAPLVCDGTLQTNDIARIYPDGSFMILGRKDNVINSGGIKIQAEEIEKVLRPFIPLPFVITSVPDHRLGQAVTLLIAGQLDTKEIEDKLQTILEPYYRPRYILTTDCIPQTKNGKISRAECRALALHILQH, encoded by the coding sequence ATGGTATTTGATCGAAAACAACAATGCTTGTTACTGGAAGGAAAAGAATATACTTCTGAAGATATACGCCAATTGATAGCCGGAGGGGCGGAGGTTCATTCTCCTGCTCTATGGGATTTATATCTTTTCCTGAACGAATGGTTTAATGCTTCTCCCGTCATTACTGTCTACACGTCAGGCTCCACAGGTACACCTAAAGAATTGATTGTACGTAAAGATCAGATGATGCAAAGTGCGCGTCTGACTTGTGAGTTTCTGAATTTGAAAGAAGGTCAGTCGGCATTACTATGTATGAATCTTCGTTATATAGGTGCGATGATGGTGGTTGTGCGTTCGTTGGTTGCAGGTTTGAATTTGATTGTACGTCCTGCTTCCGGTCATCCTTTAGCGGATATAAAAGAACCTTTGGGATTTGTGGCAATGGTCCCATTGCAAGTTTATAACACATTGCAGATTCCCGAAGAAAAAGAGCGATTAAAACAAACGGATATTCTGATTATAGGAGGCGGAGCCGTTGATGAGGCTCTAGAGGCGGAGATCAAACATCTTCCGACCGCAGTCTATTCTACTTATGGCATGACTGAAACTTTATCTCATATTGCTCTCCGTCGTCTGAACGGAACATCAGCTTCTGAACATTATTATCCATTTTCTTCAGTAAAATTGTCTTTATCCGCAGAGAATACGTTAATCATTGATGCCCCTTTGGTATGTGACGGAACATTGCAAACCAATGATATTGCACGTATCTATCCCGATGGAAGTTTTATGATTCTAGGCCGGAAAGATAACGTTATCAATAGCGGTGGAATCAAGATTCAAGCAGAGGAAATAGAAAAAGTCCTTCGTCCGTTTATTCCTCTGCCGTTTGTTATCACTTCAGTTCCTGACCATCGTTTGGGGCAGGCAGTGACCTTATTGATAGCGGGGCAATTGGATACAAAAGAGATAGAAGATAAATTGCAGACAATATTAGAACCATATTACCGTCCCCGTTATATTTTGACAACAGATTGCATTCCGCAAACGAAAAACGGAAAAATTAGTCGTGCGGAATGCCGTGCTTTGGCATTACATATTTTGCAGCACTAA
- a CDS encoding AAA family ATPase produces the protein MIRELGIENFMSIRKEQVLSFEATKDKTSHELLTVEIKPGMRLNRMLILYGANASGKSNILYAYETIWRMLVSPYTNKLQAIPFYPFALDKDKNTRLSVSFYIGQVRYDYSVEYNNRYIISEKMEYAPNGVLSLFYSRKFVHEDVVPDIEFGRTVGLHLKSKKTIVDNTLNNHTVLSTFAKVSLNEDAKIFRDTYNWIVRYVHGMKGNTLLDIAQQLIDNKEKKDYFISAMRKADFNISNISIDNEARMQSGKDVFFTHHTIDGSDFTLSSIDQSLGTLRYFQLQECMFNMLREDHIYSFDEIESNLHYDLLLHFLTTFMMNTANSQILFTTQDQQLLDEEFIRRDMVWFTEKSKEDASTELYCASEFGLHKNLSLYKAYRTGKLGAKPELGSIF, from the coding sequence ATGATTAGAGAACTTGGTATAGAAAATTTCATGTCAATACGAAAAGAGCAGGTGTTATCTTTCGAGGCTACCAAAGACAAGACCTCTCATGAGTTATTGACTGTCGAAATCAAACCGGGGATGCGGTTAAATCGTATGCTTATACTTTATGGGGCTAATGCTTCCGGAAAAAGTAATATTCTCTATGCCTATGAAACAATATGGAGAATGTTGGTGTCTCCCTATACTAATAAGCTACAGGCTATACCTTTTTATCCGTTTGCTTTGGATAAGGATAAAAATACCCGATTGTCCGTGTCCTTTTATATAGGGCAAGTACGATACGACTATTCAGTGGAGTATAATAACCGCTATATCATTTCTGAAAAAATGGAATATGCTCCTAATGGAGTATTATCTTTATTTTATAGTCGGAAGTTTGTCCATGAAGATGTAGTACCGGATATTGAATTTGGTCGTACAGTCGGTTTGCATTTGAAAAGTAAGAAAACAATTGTAGACAATACTTTGAATAATCATACTGTACTGTCTACTTTCGCAAAAGTATCTCTAAATGAAGATGCAAAGATATTCCGTGATACCTATAACTGGATTGTTCGGTATGTGCATGGTATGAAGGGAAATACTCTTTTGGATATTGCCCAGCAATTGATTGATAATAAAGAGAAAAAAGATTATTTTATATCGGCTATGCGAAAGGCTGATTTTAATATTTCTAATATAAGTATTGACAATGAAGCAAGAATGCAAAGTGGCAAAGATGTTTTTTTTACTCATCACACCATAGACGGATCTGATTTTACTTTATCTTCTATTGACCAATCATTGGGGACATTACGCTATTTTCAGTTACAGGAATGTATGTTCAATATGTTACGTGAAGATCATATATATAGTTTTGATGAAATAGAAAGTAATTTGCATTATGATCTTTTGCTCCATTTTCTGACGACTTTTATGATGAATACAGCCAATTCACAAATACTGTTCACGACACAAGACCAGCAGTTATTGGATGAAGAATTTATACGTCGGGATATGGTTTGGTTTACTGAGAAATCAAAGGAAGATGCCTCTACTGAACTTTATTGTGCTTCTGAATTTGGATTGCACAAAAATCTATCTCTTTATAAGGCATATAGAACAGGAAAACTTGGTGCAAAACCGGAATTAGGTTCCATTTTTTAA
- a CDS encoding RloB family protein, whose product MKTRKTKTTIAVIGEGPTEKYYLKSLEGVIHAQVKPVVPNHATSMAELERRIEQCINDGYNMIFCLIDMDNKKEGRNRENYLRLKTKYHQKMIIKKRQGTESLIRFFENERCLEIWFLYHFKYTTQQFNNSNELAKELEQICSYEKTEDFLSRKCKGLHNFLLANGGDLDKAIGNSEKSILSKSKEGREHTYSEMAEFFHEVMKK is encoded by the coding sequence ATGAAAACGCGGAAAACAAAAACAACAATAGCTGTTATTGGTGAAGGGCCGACTGAAAAGTATTATTTGAAGTCATTAGAAGGTGTTATTCATGCACAAGTGAAACCAGTTGTTCCCAACCATGCCACTAGCATGGCTGAATTGGAACGTCGAATAGAACAATGTATTAATGACGGATATAACATGATATTCTGTCTAATTGACATGGATAATAAGAAAGAAGGGCGTAATCGAGAGAATTATTTAAGACTAAAGACAAAATATCATCAAAAAATGATCATCAAGAAGCGGCAGGGAACAGAAAGTCTAATACGTTTTTTTGAGAACGAGCGCTGTTTGGAAATATGGTTCTTATATCATTTCAAATATACGACTCAACAATTCAATAACTCCAATGAATTGGCGAAAGAATTGGAGCAAATTTGTAGTTATGAAAAGACCGAAGATTTTTTGAGCAGAAAATGCAAAGGATTACATAATTTCTTGCTTGCAAATGGAGGGGATCTTGATAAAGCAATTGGGAATTCTGAAAAATCGATATTATCTAAATCAAAAGAAGGACGTGAACATACTTATAGCGAAATGGCAGAATTCTTTCATGAGGTGATGAAGAAATAG
- the menB gene encoding 1,4-dihydroxy-2-naphthoyl-CoA synthase, with the protein MSTQREWTTIREYDDILFDYYNGIARITINRERYRNAFTPTTTAEMSDALRICREEADIDVIVITGAGDKAFCSGGDQNVKGRGGYIGKDGVPRLSVLDVQKQIRSIPKPVIAAVNGFAIGGGHVLHVVCDLSIASENAIFGQTGPRVGSFDAGFGASYLARVVGQKKAREIWFLCRKYNAQEALDMGLVNKVVPLEQLEDEYVQWAEEMMQLSPLALRMIKAGLNAELDGQAGIQELAGDATLLYYLTDEAQEGKNAFLEKRKPNFKQYPKFP; encoded by the coding sequence ATGTCAACACAAAGAGAGTGGACAACCATTAGAGAATACGACGATATTCTTTTTGATTATTATAATGGAATTGCCCGTATCACGATTAACCGTGAGCGTTATCGGAATGCGTTTACTCCGACAACTACTGCTGAAATGAGTGACGCATTGCGCATCTGCCGTGAAGAAGCGGATATTGATGTGATTGTGATTACCGGAGCCGGTGATAAGGCATTCTGTTCGGGTGGCGACCAGAATGTGAAAGGACGTGGCGGATATATCGGAAAAGACGGTGTGCCTCGTCTTAGCGTATTGGATGTGCAAAAGCAGATTCGCAGCATCCCGAAACCGGTAATTGCTGCCGTGAACGGTTTTGCCATTGGCGGCGGACATGTACTTCATGTGGTATGTGATTTGTCCATTGCGTCGGAAAATGCCATTTTCGGTCAGACAGGTCCTCGTGTAGGTAGCTTTGATGCCGGATTCGGTGCGTCTTATCTGGCACGTGTAGTGGGGCAGAAGAAAGCACGCGAAATCTGGTTCCTCTGCCGGAAGTATAATGCACAAGAAGCATTGGATATGGGATTAGTGAATAAAGTAGTTCCCTTGGAGCAGTTGGAAGATGAATATGTGCAGTGGGCGGAAGAAATGATGCAGCTCAGTCCGTTGGCTTTACGTATGATTAAGGCCGGATTGAATGCCGAACTCGACGGTCAGGCAGGTATTCAGGAACTGGCAGGTGACGCAACATTGCTCTATTATCTGACAGATGAAGCACAGGAAGGGAAAAATGCGTTTTTGGAGAAACGTAAACCGAACTTCAAACAATATCCGAAATTTCCCTAA
- a CDS encoding o-succinylbenzoate synthase, protein MNCKIEIIPQLLHFKQPAGTSRGTYTTRKVWYLHFTSPDFPGRVGIGECAPLPALSCDDLPDYEDILVKACRKVEREQGRLDMDGLCDYPSILFGLETAIRHFFAGNWALSDTAFSRGEVGIPINGLIWMGDFQNMLSQIEKKMEAGFRCIKLKIGAINFEEELTLLRHIRARYSSKEIELRVDANGAFSPVDAMEKLKRLSELDLHSIEQPIRAGQWEEMARLASESPLPIALDEELIGCNTLEKRQELLSTVRPQYIVIKPSLHGGICGGDEWIIEAEKQHIGWWITSALESNIGLNAIAQWCATFSNPLPQGLGTGALFTDNVEVPLEIRKDCLWFCK, encoded by the coding sequence ATGAACTGTAAAATAGAAATTATTCCCCAATTGCTCCATTTCAAGCAGCCTGCCGGAACTTCCCGGGGAACATATACCACGCGTAAAGTCTGGTATCTTCATTTCACCTCTCCTGACTTCCCTGGCAGAGTGGGAATAGGAGAGTGTGCACCTTTGCCCGCTTTAAGTTGTGACGATCTTCCTGATTACGAAGATATATTAGTGAAAGCCTGTCGGAAAGTAGAGAGGGAACAAGGTAGATTGGATATGGATGGCTTGTGTGACTATCCTTCAATTTTATTTGGTCTGGAAACAGCCATCCGGCATTTCTTTGCAGGAAACTGGGCTTTAAGTGATACGGCTTTCTCACGTGGAGAAGTTGGAATTCCGATTAACGGTCTTATCTGGATGGGAGATTTTCAGAACATGTTATCCCAGATTGAGAAAAAGATGGAAGCTGGGTTTCGCTGCATCAAGTTAAAGATAGGTGCCATCAATTTTGAAGAAGAACTGACATTACTGCGTCATATTCGTGCGCGTTATTCTTCCAAGGAAATAGAGTTGCGTGTAGATGCAAATGGTGCTTTTTCTCCGGTCGATGCAATGGAAAAACTGAAACGTCTGTCCGAACTTGATTTGCATTCCATCGAACAGCCGATCCGTGCCGGACAATGGGAGGAAATGGCCCGTCTTGCTTCCGAATCTCCGTTACCGATCGCTTTGGATGAAGAATTGATAGGATGCAACACGCTGGAAAAAAGGCAAGAACTGCTTTCAACAGTCCGTCCGCAATATATCGTTATAAAACCTTCCCTTCATGGAGGAATATGCGGAGGAGATGAATGGATTATCGAAGCAGAAAAGCAGCATATCGGCTGGTGGATTACTTCCGCACTAGAATCAAACATTGGTTTGAACGCTATTGCACAGTGGTGTGCAACATTCAGCAATCCGTTGCCGCAGGGACTGGGAACAGGGGCGCTCTTTACAGACAACGTGGAAGTGCCTCTTGAAATAAGAAAAGATTGTCTATGGTTTTGTAAATGA